In the Polyangiaceae bacterium genome, one interval contains:
- a CDS encoding ABC transporter permease, with translation MNTLLKRPWFGPLVALLAVYTLFAILSPDTFARAVNLSTMARQTVVVAIAAVGMTFVIIHGGIDLSVGSSVAVTTVVMALGLRAGLGPLTAVAIGIGAALAAGLVNGTLVAYLGITPFIVTLGTMSVLRGAAKGLASEQKIDADARGLDELMAALPPDSWQLLPTGVWIALGTVVVAAIALRSTVFGRHVVAIGSNEQTARLCGVPVPRVTILVYLLAGGLAGLAGVMEFSTLTVGDPTDSIGLELEVIAAVVIGGGSLSGGQGSIWGALVGALLMTVIKTGCTHTGVPNWVQEILTGAIIVVAVAIDRFRRR, from the coding sequence ATGAACACGTTGCTCAAACGTCCCTGGTTCGGTCCCTTGGTCGCGCTGTTGGCCGTGTACACGCTGTTCGCGATCTTGAGCCCGGACACCTTCGCACGCGCAGTCAACTTGTCCACCATGGCGCGCCAGACCGTGGTGGTCGCCATCGCCGCGGTGGGCATGACCTTCGTGATCATCCACGGGGGAATCGACTTGTCCGTCGGGTCATCGGTGGCGGTGACTACCGTGGTCATGGCGCTGGGCTTGCGGGCAGGCCTGGGACCGCTGACCGCGGTGGCCATCGGCATCGGAGCAGCCCTTGCAGCGGGGCTCGTCAACGGAACGTTGGTGGCCTACCTCGGCATCACGCCCTTCATCGTGACCTTGGGCACGATGAGTGTGCTGCGCGGCGCAGCCAAAGGTCTGGCCAGCGAGCAAAAGATCGACGCGGACGCGCGGGGCTTGGACGAGCTGATGGCGGCCCTGCCCCCGGATAGCTGGCAGCTTCTGCCCACGGGGGTGTGGATCGCCCTGGGCACGGTCGTCGTCGCTGCCATCGCATTGCGCTCCACGGTGTTTGGCCGCCACGTGGTCGCGATCGGCTCCAACGAGCAGACGGCACGACTTTGCGGTGTGCCAGTGCCGCGCGTGACCATCCTGGTCTACCTGTTGGCAGGCGGACTCGCGGGTCTTGCGGGCGTGATGGAATTCTCGACGCTGACCGTGGGCGATCCCACCGACTCCATTGGCCTGGAGCTCGAAGTGATCGCCGCCGTGGTCATTGGTGGCGGCTCGCTATCGGGCGGCCAGGGCTCCATCTGGGGAGCGCTCGTCGGCGCGCTGTTGATGACGGTGATAAAGACGGGATGTACCCACACCGGCGTGCCCAACTGGGTGCAAGAGATCCTCACCGGCGCGATCATCGTGGTTGCGGTAGCGATCGACCGGTTCCGACGTCGCTGA
- a CDS encoding right-handed parallel beta-helix repeat-containing protein: protein MQARFVATLTLLFALGCSGSDSNDTKPDAAHGNDAAGGANHDGGAGAGGSDASADGSPSDGSTSDGSTSDGSTSDGSTSDAGPGPTGAAGAVLPIDYSLSSLTGTVLYVATNGSDSNPGTAASPLATVAAALGKVGANQTATIVVRGGEYREGKLNVPSNRHVRIIAYPKETPVFSGSQSLTQWTTEGSLAWHSYTPQPVTDGSGISFTSGQNLTGNGIGKYPDQAWVGATELQQVATKAEVAAGKFWVDAANARIYLLATDAAKPSVEASQLDRFIRIQGSNSSLEGLRIMRFSNSADDYGVILFEATADDNLLRHVELIDPAFHSIVYAGQAANFLKNSTLEHVTIDHPNWMGLNAAWCDDLVLDSVRFVNANPFAEFTSAPQSGAIKVVRCERVTLVNSEFSNNHSHGVWFDQSNRNVTLARNLFSGNRDAALFFEISDGMLLIDNYISSSSTSTAAVKLAGSSGLELVNNTILGGTDPVGVYTDSRSKPGCADPTQPVCAGSASSERDSVRAPSPTMDWMPRVDLMLNNVLAHPGSGGLCGTKVALCLTSKNSTAYQPIEAILHPADLARGILQTWLDGNVYVNGSGALIRTEDGTYSNLANWTAAAAAAPIFLTGTDVSAKAGAALVDANGLATSQLNHDQAVPIPIDGTLNKYIPAGTKRFGVGSWYTP from the coding sequence ATGCAGGCCCGATTCGTCGCCACCCTCACCCTGTTGTTTGCGCTGGGATGCTCGGGGAGTGATTCCAACGACACCAAGCCCGATGCTGCTCACGGCAACGACGCCGCTGGGGGCGCGAACCACGACGGCGGCGCGGGCGCGGGCGGAAGCGACGCCAGCGCGGATGGTTCCCCGTCCGACGGCTCTACGTCTGACGGTTCCACATCTGACGGCTCTACATCCGATGGTTCCACATCCGACGCTGGACCCGGCCCAACCGGCGCGGCAGGCGCCGTACTTCCCATCGACTATTCGCTGTCTTCGTTGACGGGCACCGTGCTCTACGTTGCGACGAACGGATCCGATTCCAACCCTGGAACCGCCGCGAGCCCGCTCGCCACCGTCGCAGCTGCCTTGGGCAAGGTGGGTGCGAACCAAACGGCGACCATCGTCGTGCGCGGCGGCGAGTACCGCGAAGGCAAGCTGAACGTGCCGAGCAACCGCCACGTTCGCATCATCGCCTACCCCAAAGAGACCCCGGTATTCAGCGGCTCGCAGTCGCTCACACAGTGGACTACGGAAGGATCCCTCGCGTGGCATTCGTACACGCCGCAACCGGTCACGGACGGTTCGGGGATCTCTTTCACTTCAGGGCAGAACCTGACCGGCAATGGCATCGGCAAGTATCCCGACCAGGCGTGGGTTGGCGCGACCGAGCTGCAACAGGTTGCGACGAAGGCCGAGGTCGCCGCCGGCAAGTTCTGGGTCGATGCCGCCAACGCTCGCATCTATCTACTGGCAACCGATGCCGCCAAGCCCAGCGTCGAAGCCTCCCAGCTCGATCGCTTCATACGTATTCAAGGCTCGAACAGCAGCCTCGAAGGCCTGCGGATCATGCGCTTCTCGAACAGCGCCGACGACTACGGCGTCATCCTGTTCGAGGCAACGGCGGACGACAACCTGCTTCGCCACGTCGAACTGATCGACCCTGCCTTTCACTCCATCGTGTATGCAGGTCAGGCGGCGAACTTCTTGAAGAACTCCACGCTCGAGCATGTGACCATCGACCACCCGAACTGGATGGGACTCAACGCGGCGTGGTGTGACGATCTCGTCCTCGACAGCGTGCGCTTCGTGAACGCCAACCCTTTCGCTGAGTTCACCTCTGCGCCGCAGTCAGGGGCGATCAAGGTGGTGCGCTGCGAACGGGTGACCCTCGTGAACTCGGAGTTCTCGAACAACCACAGCCACGGCGTCTGGTTCGATCAGAGCAACCGCAACGTCACGCTGGCTCGCAACTTGTTCAGCGGCAACCGCGACGCGGCGTTGTTCTTCGAAATCTCCGATGGCATGCTCTTGATCGACAACTACATCAGCTCCAGCTCGACGAGCACCGCCGCGGTCAAGCTGGCGGGGTCGTCGGGACTCGAACTGGTGAACAACACCATCCTGGGCGGCACCGATCCCGTCGGTGTGTACACGGACTCGCGTTCCAAGCCGGGCTGCGCCGACCCGACGCAACCCGTATGCGCGGGCTCCGCCAGTAGCGAACGCGACTCCGTGAGAGCGCCCTCCCCCACCATGGACTGGATGCCGCGCGTGGACTTGATGCTGAACAACGTGCTGGCGCATCCGGGAAGCGGCGGGTTGTGCGGAACCAAGGTAGCGCTGTGCCTCACCTCCAAGAACTCGACCGCATACCAGCCCATCGAGGCCATCCTCCATCCGGCAGATCTCGCTCGCGGCATTCTGCAAACGTGGTTGGACGGCAACGTGTACGTGAACGGCAGCGGCGCGTTGATCCGCACCGAGGACGGCACCTACTCCAACCTAGCGAACTGGACCGCTGCGGCGGCCGCAGCCCCGATCTTCCTGACCGGTACCGACGTGTCCGCCAAGGCCGGTGCAGCGCTGGTCGATGCCAACGGCCTGGCAACCTCGCAGCTGAATCACGACCAAGCCGTTCCCATCCCGATTGACGGCACGCTCAACAAGTACATCCCAGCAGGCACCAAGCGCTTCGGCGTGGGCAGCTGGTACACGCCTTGA
- a CDS encoding M23 family metallopeptidase, with translation MGLDERSGVAITVFGISCMLLSCSAGDDGTSSETGGSNAGGSTSSGGVSSAGWTGSGGSSGGASGSAGAAGSAGSAGSGGGSAGSASGGSGSGGNPSGGTGGTASNPVCLASQSGAYCGNDMMKDADPNTLYQCPGANKAPSSATPCPNGCVVEVQGVADHCKTVTSPGGYKLPWKAGVSMQLTQDCNDACCSDHINDDGYAWDFANGTAFTIVAARGGTVTHLKINSTSGCGSSSCVNDANFIVIDHGDGTQSTYLHLGGMTLSGGVSCGASVSQGQSLAKAGTTGWSTGLHLHFQVSKVHAGAGTCECGSAGTGCAANSVPWGSFWSSPTYPTVPIQFEEWPAASSCNNRRITMPASQN, from the coding sequence ATGGGACTCGACGAGCGGAGCGGAGTTGCGATCACGGTGTTCGGCATCAGCTGCATGTTGCTGTCGTGCAGTGCAGGTGATGACGGGACGAGTAGTGAGACCGGAGGTTCAAATGCCGGCGGGAGCACCAGCAGCGGTGGAGTCAGCTCCGCAGGTTGGACCGGTAGCGGTGGCAGCAGTGGCGGCGCGTCGGGAAGTGCCGGCGCAGCCGGCAGCGCGGGGAGTGCAGGCAGTGGCGGTGGAAGCGCAGGCAGCGCAAGCGGGGGCAGCGGCAGTGGCGGCAACCCGAGCGGTGGCACTGGCGGCACGGCGAGCAATCCCGTCTGCCTGGCATCCCAGTCCGGTGCGTACTGCGGCAACGACATGATGAAGGACGCGGATCCCAACACGCTCTACCAATGCCCCGGCGCGAACAAAGCTCCAAGCAGTGCCACGCCTTGTCCGAACGGCTGTGTCGTGGAGGTTCAAGGAGTTGCCGACCACTGCAAGACCGTCACTTCGCCGGGGGGCTACAAGCTGCCCTGGAAGGCCGGTGTCTCGATGCAGCTCACCCAAGACTGCAACGACGCTTGCTGCAGCGACCACATCAATGACGATGGCTACGCCTGGGACTTTGCCAACGGGACTGCTTTCACCATCGTCGCGGCTCGCGGCGGGACCGTCACCCACCTCAAGATCAACTCGACCTCGGGCTGCGGTTCGAGTTCTTGCGTCAACGACGCAAACTTCATCGTGATCGACCACGGCGATGGCACCCAGTCCACCTACCTGCACTTGGGCGGAATGACGCTATCGGGCGGTGTGAGCTGCGGAGCCAGCGTTTCCCAGGGTCAATCCCTCGCCAAAGCAGGCACCACCGGCTGGTCCACGGGGCTGCACCTGCACTTCCAGGTGTCGAAGGTGCACGCTGGCGCCGGCACGTGCGAATGCGGAAGCGCTGGCACCGGTTGTGCGGCGAACAGCGTTCCCTGGGGCAGCTTCTGGTCGTCTCCAACCTACCCGACGGTGCCGATTCAGTTCGAGGAGTGGCCCGCGGCGTCCTCCTGCAACAACCGCCGCATCACCATGCCAGCGTCGCAGAACTAG